The DNA region AGGACTGAACCCCGCCTTGCTGCTGGGCCTCCTCGAGCAGCGCATCCAGTGCGCCTTCCCGCCACAGTGCGCCCAGGGCCTGCACGGCTTCTGGGTCAAGTGCCTCATGCAGAAGGCGCGGGTAGACTTCGGAAGGCTTTAGGGCGGGGCGGTAGGGCCGGTGGCTGGTAAGGGCATCCCAGATATCGGCCACCGCCAAGATGCGGGCCTCCGGCGGTATGGCCTCGCCGCGAAGCCCATCAGGGTAACCACAGCCATCCAGCCGCTCGTGGTGATGCCGAATGCCCGCTAGATGGGCCTTAAGCGCACGGGACTGACGGACAATCTCGTACCCAATGAGCGGATGGCTTTCAATCATCTGACGCTCCTGGGCGCTGAGCCTGTCGGTTTTCTTGAGAATGGCTTCGGGAACACCAATTTTGCCAATGTCGTGCAGCAGCCCGGTGATGTAGAGCTGGTAGGCTCTTTGTGCATCCCAGCCCAGCTTCAGGGCAATGCGCTGAGCATAAGCCCCAACCCGCTGCGAGTGACCGCGGGTGTAGGGATCCCGGGCGTCTATGGCAGCGGCCAGGGTTTGTACGGTGTCGCGGTACAGCTCGAGGTTGCGCTGGCGCTCGGCTTCAAGGGCCTGGGCCAGGTTGTTGAAACCCAGAGCAAGGTCAGCCAGCTCGTCCCAGGCCACCGCACTCACTCGCACCGACCCTTTTCCGTGCTGGATAGCCTGCATTCCCTCGAGCACCGCCTGCAAGGGCCGGGCCACTTCACGGGACAAAAGAATTCCGCCGGCCACCATCAGCAGCAGACCGGAAAACAATCCCCAAGCCACCAGTCCAGGAAGATTCGTGGATTCAAGCCTAAAGTAAACCAGCGAACCCACCTGCAGCAGCGGTAGCAGCCCCAAGGCCAGCAGCACGCCCAGCACCTTTAAGACAAAAGGAATCCGCAGGCGGGGGTATACCACCACTTCGTCGCCAAAGCGCTCACGTAGATAGGCCAGCAAGCGCGGAGACTGGCTCGCACCAACCAGATACTCGATAATGGCATGCAGGGCAGCGTTGATGGGATACCACGGCAGCAAATACAGCATGTCCAGTGGCCCGGTGGGAAAGCCGCCAAAGCGGTGCGCCACATCGATAGCCAGCAAAAAACCGCCCATAGTGCTTAGCAGGTGAGGCCCCATAACCCGTGCCACCGAGAGCAGCGGCCAGTGCACA from Meiothermus cerbereus DSM 11376 includes:
- a CDS encoding HD-GYP domain-containing protein; the encoded protein is MLDYIVWESFKTVSKRLFSQFLRRSVWAYFFGSLAVLLNALMVHGLYFGWAPWAWGYALAIGLLVAPAVALLDLWWARRQLSKAQKVFLGQAKDLQEARQAYRNLVHWPLLSVARVMGPHLLSTMGGFLLAIDVAHRFGGFPTGPLDMLYLLPWYPINAALHAIIEYLVGASQSPRLLAYLRERFGDEVVVYPRLRIPFVLKVLGVLLALGLLPLLQVGSLVYFRLESTNLPGLVAWGLFSGLLLMVAGGILLSREVARPLQAVLEGMQAIQHGKGSVRVSAVAWDELADLALGFNNLAQALEAERQRNLELYRDTVQTLAAAIDARDPYTRGHSQRVGAYAQRIALKLGWDAQRAYQLYITGLLHDIGKIGVPEAILKKTDRLSAQERQMIESHPLIGYEIVRQSRALKAHLAGIRHHHERLDGCGYPDGLRGEAIPPEARILAVADIWDALTSHRPYRPALKPSEVYPRLLHEALDPEAVQALGALWREGALDALLEEAQQQGGVQSYLAEQKGDKEPSHPSFSMSKTE